From Leptospira yasudae:
TGTTAAACGTCTTACCGAGATTGGTCACGAATTCTTCCGCGCCTTTTTTACCGGAATACGAACCGTAGAGTTCTCCGGTTTTACGCGAAGCTTTTCGGACCGCGGTGATGGACGCGTTTTCGTGAAAACTTCCGATGACTCCGGGAAGATCTCCTTTTCCGAACGCGGAAAAAAATCCGTTTACGACTCCGACCGGGTTGTTCGATCTTTTTTCCGCGCCTAAAGCGAACGCGAATACCGTGGAAAGAATGAGTGTGGATATGGCTGCACGCATTGATGATTCTCCTTCAAGAATTACGATACTGGTAGTTTCGTATATTCGATACCAGCAGTATCGTAATTCACTTGACGGTCAAGAGTTTTTTCGTAAAAAGAGAATATGGCCGAAAAAAAGAAAACGAAGGAAAAAGAAGAAGTCTCCCGCCGAGGAAGGCCGAGGGCGCAGGATTACGAAGAATCCATCTTAAAGGCAACGTTCGAGTTGCTTGCGTCGAAGGGATTTTA
This genomic window contains:
- a CDS encoding nuclear transport factor 2 family protein — encoded protein: MRAAISTLILSTVFAFALGAEKRSNNPVGVVNGFFSAFGKGDLPGVIGSFHENASITAVRKASRKTGELYGSYSGKKGAEEFVTNLGKTFNTKEFVVENVIGNKDVVFANGRFKHELKSTGRMYESDWALKCIVKDGKILEYVFYEDTSSFDIANR